A genomic segment from Lutibacter sp. A80 encodes:
- a CDS encoding SDR family NAD(P)-dependent oxidoreductase — protein sequence MLDKFSLEGKTALVTGCKRGIGKAMAIGLAEAGANIIGVSASLEKEGSAVEKAIKAVGKNFSAYQCDFSDRKALYKFIAEVKKDHPQVDILVNNAGTILRTPAAEHPDEMWDKVIEVNQNAQFILTREFGRDMIARGSGKVIFTASLLTFQGGITVPGYAASKGAIGQMTMAFANEWAGKGVNVNAIAPGYISTDNTEALRNDPVRSESILSRIPAGRWGDAVDFAGPTVFLASEAAAYMHGSIVLVDGGWMGR from the coding sequence ATTTTAGATAAATTTAGTTTAGAAGGAAAAACAGCCTTAGTAACAGGTTGTAAAAGAGGAATTGGAAAAGCTATGGCAATAGGTTTAGCTGAAGCCGGAGCAAATATTATCGGAGTTTCTGCATCTTTAGAAAAAGAAGGAAGTGCTGTTGAAAAAGCCATAAAAGCAGTAGGTAAAAACTTTAGCGCTTATCAATGTGATTTTTCAGATAGAAAAGCATTGTACAAATTTATTGCTGAAGTAAAAAAAGACCACCCGCAAGTAGATATTTTAGTAAACAATGCTGGTACCATTTTAAGAACACCCGCAGCAGAACATCCAGATGAAATGTGGGATAAAGTAATTGAAGTAAATCAAAATGCACAGTTTATTTTAACTCGAGAGTTTGGAAGAGATATGATCGCAAGAGGTTCTGGAAAAGTAATTTTCACAGCATCTTTATTAACCTTCCAAGGTGGAATAACAGTACCTGGTTATGCTGCTAGTAAAGGAGCAATAGGTCAAATGACAATGGCTTTTGCTAACGAATGGGCAGGAAAAGGGGTAAATGTAAACGCTATTGCTCCAGGATATATCTCAACAGACAATACAGAAGCCTTAAGAAACGACCCGGTTAGATCTGAATCAATTCTATCACGTATTCCTGCAGGTCGCTGGGGTGATGCAGTCGATTTTGCTGGACCAACAGTATTTTTAGCATCTGAAGCTGCAGCTTACATGCACGGATCAATTGTATTGGTTGACGGTGGATGGATGGGGAGATAA
- a CDS encoding zinc-binding dehydrogenase, whose translation MITTQYEGNKTFTVIKKDIEAPKKGEVRIKVAYVGVCGTDVHIYHGMMDKRVKMPETIGHEMSGIIDAIGEGVSEYKVGDKVVVRPLDDRLVKPSDKGFNHICEDLKFVGIDSEGAMQQYWNVPEFILHKLKAVTDLKLAALIEPLSVATHDVRRSGLVKGETAVVLGGGPIGLLVAMVAKEVGAQVIVSEVNPKRVAKAKELGFDAVNPMDIDLVEYVKSKTENRRADVVFEVAGVQPTLDVMCEVAGIRGRILMVAIHGEKKPVDLFKFFWKELSLIGARVYEKQDYEKSIQLITANELPFEQMITDVQPLSNIQQVFENIDKKPDGMKVLMDCSL comes from the coding sequence ATGATAACAACACAATATGAAGGTAATAAAACCTTCACTGTAATAAAAAAGGATATTGAAGCACCAAAAAAAGGAGAAGTTAGAATTAAAGTGGCTTATGTGGGTGTTTGTGGAACTGATGTTCATATTTACCATGGTATGATGGACAAACGTGTAAAAATGCCAGAAACAATTGGACATGAAATGTCAGGGATTATCGACGCTATTGGCGAAGGAGTTTCTGAATATAAGGTCGGAGATAAAGTTGTAGTTCGTCCATTAGATGATCGTTTGGTAAAACCTTCAGATAAAGGATTTAATCATATCTGTGAAGACTTAAAATTTGTTGGTATTGATAGTGAAGGCGCTATGCAACAATATTGGAATGTTCCTGAATTTATTCTACACAAATTAAAGGCTGTAACAGATTTAAAATTAGCAGCACTAATAGAACCTTTATCTGTAGCAACCCATGATGTACGTAGAAGTGGACTTGTAAAAGGAGAAACTGCAGTAGTATTAGGAGGTGGTCCAATCGGATTATTAGTCGCTATGGTTGCAAAAGAAGTAGGTGCACAAGTAATTGTTTCAGAAGTAAATCCTAAACGTGTTGCAAAAGCAAAAGAATTAGGTTTTGACGCTGTAAATCCAATGGATATTGATTTAGTAGAATATGTAAAAAGCAAAACAGAAAACCGTAGAGCCGATGTAGTATTTGAAGTTGCTGGTGTACAACCTACGCTAGATGTAATGTGTGAAGTTGCTGGTATTCGTGGAAGAATATTAATGGTAGCTATTCATGGAGAGAAAAAACCAGTAGATCTTTTTAAGTTTTTCTGGAAAGAATTGAGCCTTATTGGTGCGCGTGTTTATGAAAAACAAGATTATGAAAAATCAATCCAATTAATTACAGCAAACGAATTACCATTTGAACAAATGATTACAGATGTTCAACCATTATCTAATATTCAACAAGTTTTTGAAAACATTGATAAAAAACCTGATGGAATGAAAGTACTAATGGATTGTAGCCTTTAA
- a CDS encoding glycoside hydrolase family 2 TIM barrel-domain containing protein: MNKLKLKCRIELTLLFFLGFLLVSCNNQIDEVNNNCDDFNLDWGFYLSQENEEINSIPKNKYRKLNLPHDWVVESEFDSLLAYDAQATGYLAGKGYGYYQKTFNQRFDENKVTYIHFDGVYNNSEVYINGVKLGFHPYGYSPFYYNISEYLNKDGENNTIDVKIDHTRYADSRWYSGAGIYRKVDLITQNKLHIPVWGTFVTTPNVSENKATVKIDIKVKNDFDVIENPIIKTTLFDENNKEVGVAESTITLDKNSLETLIQQIEVVNPKLWGINTPSMYKAITEIIKEGSVVDSYITKFGIRSILFDANEGFFLNGENMKIKGVCLHHDAGLVGAAVPKGVWKRRLQTLKDGGTNAIRVSHNPASSEFLDLCDEMGFLVQDEFFDEWDYPKDKRFNQKESKSTDYITRGYTEYFQNWAEKDLKNIMLSHRNHPSIIQWSIGNEIEWTYPKNAAATGFFDNMDWNGNYFWSEPPHSKEKIKEILDTYPEGKYSIERTAKKLAKWTKELDKTRPVVANCILPSSSHLSGYSDALDIVGYSYRRVLYDYGHKNYPDKVIMGTENLPQYHEWKAIEERPFISGTFLWTGIDYMGEIRDPWPVRVQPSGLLNTAGFPRGSYYMMKSLWSKEPTLKITTQNIEKSLNKIDANGNIVAKDPKKWEHALWQWQDVNNHWNYNNGEMISIEIYSNCEEIELFLNNQSLGLKKLVDFEDHIYKWGVPFIEGTLVAKGKKDGVAIESKIITAKTATGIKLTSEEKTINANNYDVAHIVAQLVDEKGNPVFTDDKEITFEIKGNAKLLGVDNGWIKSVQKFQTNKNTTHNGRTLLIIQALDKAEKVIVSAKVDGFETSDIEISIK, translated from the coding sequence ATGAATAAGTTAAAATTAAAATGCCGAATAGAATTAACCTTGTTATTTTTTCTAGGTTTCTTATTAGTAAGTTGCAATAATCAAATCGATGAGGTGAATAACAATTGTGATGATTTTAATTTAGATTGGGGTTTTTATTTATCTCAAGAAAATGAAGAAATAAACTCCATTCCAAAAAATAAATATAGAAAATTAAATTTACCTCATGATTGGGTAGTAGAAAGTGAATTTGATTCATTACTAGCATATGACGCCCAAGCAACAGGATACTTAGCAGGTAAAGGATATGGATATTACCAAAAAACATTTAATCAAAGATTTGATGAAAATAAAGTTACTTATATTCATTTTGATGGTGTTTACAACAATTCTGAAGTTTACATAAATGGTGTAAAATTAGGGTTTCACCCATATGGTTATTCTCCTTTTTATTACAATATTTCTGAATATCTAAATAAAGATGGAGAAAACAATACTATAGATGTTAAAATAGATCATACACGATATGCAGATAGTCGTTGGTATTCTGGGGCTGGAATTTATAGAAAAGTAGATTTAATTACACAAAACAAACTTCATATTCCTGTTTGGGGAACTTTTGTTACTACTCCAAATGTTTCAGAAAATAAAGCAACAGTTAAAATTGATATAAAAGTTAAAAATGATTTTGATGTAATTGAAAATCCAATTATTAAAACAACACTATTTGATGAAAATAATAAAGAGGTAGGAGTTGCTGAAAGTACCATAACTTTAGATAAAAATTCTTTAGAGACTTTAATTCAACAAATTGAGGTAGTAAATCCAAAACTTTGGGGAATTAACACTCCAAGTATGTATAAAGCAATTACTGAAATTATAAAGGAAGGTAGTGTAGTTGATTCTTACATTACAAAATTTGGTATAAGAAGTATTTTGTTTGACGCCAACGAAGGTTTTTTCTTAAACGGAGAGAACATGAAAATAAAGGGAGTTTGTTTGCATCACGATGCTGGTTTAGTTGGTGCTGCTGTGCCAAAAGGAGTTTGGAAGCGTAGACTTCAAACGTTAAAAGATGGTGGAACAAATGCAATTAGAGTATCACATAATCCAGCTTCATCAGAATTTTTAGACCTATGTGATGAAATGGGATTTTTAGTGCAAGATGAATTTTTTGATGAGTGGGATTATCCAAAAGATAAAAGATTTAATCAAAAAGAAAGTAAAAGTACAGATTATATAACAAGAGGTTATACTGAATATTTTCAAAATTGGGCCGAAAAAGATTTGAAAAATATCATGTTAAGCCATAGAAATCATCCTTCAATAATACAATGGAGTATTGGAAATGAAATCGAATGGACGTATCCAAAAAATGCTGCTGCAACTGGTTTTTTTGATAATATGGATTGGAATGGGAATTATTTTTGGTCTGAACCACCACATTCAAAAGAAAAAATTAAAGAAATATTGGATACTTATCCAGAAGGTAAATACAGTATAGAACGTACTGCTAAAAAATTAGCTAAATGGACAAAAGAGTTAGATAAAACACGACCAGTAGTTGCAAATTGCATTTTACCCTCCTCTAGTCATTTGTCGGGTTATAGTGACGCTCTTGATATTGTAGGTTATAGCTATAGAAGAGTTTTATATGATTATGGCCATAAAAATTATCCGGATAAAGTAATTATGGGTACTGAAAATTTACCGCAATATCATGAATGGAAAGCTATTGAAGAACGTCCATTTATATCGGGTACATTTTTATGGACTGGAATTGATTATATGGGTGAAATTAGAGATCCTTGGCCGGTGCGTGTACAACCATCAGGCTTGTTAAATACTGCTGGATTCCCTCGAGGCTCTTATTATATGATGAAATCATTATGGAGTAAAGAACCAACTCTAAAAATTACAACACAAAACATTGAAAAATCACTCAATAAAATAGATGCAAATGGAAATATTGTAGCTAAAGATCCTAAAAAATGGGAACATGCACTTTGGCAATGGCAAGATGTTAATAACCATTGGAATTATAATAATGGTGAAATGATTTCAATTGAAATTTATTCAAATTGTGAAGAAATCGAATTGTTTTTAAACAACCAATCATTAGGTTTAAAAAAATTAGTTGATTTTGAAGATCATATCTACAAATGGGGAGTTCCTTTTATTGAAGGTACCCTAGTTGCAAAAGGAAAAAAAGATGGAGTAGCAATTGAAAGTAAAATTATCACAGCAAAAACTGCAACCGGGATTAAACTTACTTCAGAAGAAAAAACAATAAATGCTAATAACTACGATGTAGCTCATATTGTAGCTCAGCTAGTTGATGAAAAAGGGAATCCAGTTTTTACCGATGACAAAGAAATTACTTTTGAAATAAAAGGAAATGCTAAGTTATTAGGTGTAGATAATGGTTGGATAAAGAGTGTTCAAAAATTTCAAACAAATAAAAATACCACTCATAATGGAAGAACTTTATTAATTATTCAGGCATTGGATAAAGCTGAAAAAGTAATTGTAAGTGCAAAAGTTGATGGGTTCGAAACTTCTGATATTGAAATTAGTATAAAATAA
- a CDS encoding T9SS type A sorting domain-containing protein: MILITSNLFSQIRVDVNLNVKHTIDSISIFDRSKFISIHANQTENEWDGSNFTSDLRNDFLNGYDVYLGRDTGGITWNLNNIQQDPDRAGFVDPSEIISKGANARSNFESNVALHKYEDRKSLVIAGQLNPFWTGTDQKPTSQGWYLANATATGEYMGRYINNFHGTNGQKKPLFLEIINEPAYHSLGGKNDYSNSLQEIAEFHNEVAEAIRVQAPDLKIGGYTAAFPDFEVGDFKRWENRDKLFMDVAGDNMDFFSIHLYDFPSINNGKKDLRSGSNIEATFDMMEHYSMLFFNKVKPIVVSEYGAQMHDYAQEQWSPYRDWLHIKASNSQLMSFLERPNVVASAINFIIVKAEWGYNSATGVPYNHRLMRKANEPESYTGEWVYTDMVKFYQLWKNVRGTRVDITSDNLDIQVNAYVDGNKGYIILNNLNFKEETIDLELFDSNNNSITNILKKHLTLNGNFPILIEEPITNTNSIILGAESTMILEYTFEEDIVIDETSNEIKYYANSYLKPITENTVQTFNINGVLKGNYGEAILRLGLGRAHGKSLNPVVKFNNTVIDVPSNWRGYDQADRAQFFGVLEIPVPYNLLETNNTVTVQFNDTGGHISSVSMRVFEFSNDIRKDKVSDISDDNYKIKTTSVTCRGENNGKIAIATTKTLNYFATVAGEGYNEKFSFSDTLNVNNLKSGFYTIEISIPEFPGYIASFKLQINEPEALSVVSKINAINKTVSLSLKGSDAYEITINGVKTSTTQKKIELPIQFGTNKITVTASKQCSNMFEQNVFLENGLKVYPNPSKGNLTCSTSKDMIGGELFIHSIDGVLLKTKKIEVLEEKIDVSFLPEGIYMISASKGNKVQLQTKLILSK, encoded by the coding sequence TTGATTTTGATTACATCAAATCTTTTTTCTCAAATTAGAGTAGATGTTAATTTAAATGTTAAACATACTATAGATTCTATTTCAATATTTGATCGCTCAAAATTTATTTCAATACATGCAAATCAAACAGAAAATGAATGGGATGGTTCTAATTTTACTTCAGATTTAAGAAATGATTTTTTAAACGGTTACGATGTTTATTTAGGAAGAGATACTGGAGGAATTACTTGGAATTTAAATAACATACAACAAGATCCAGACAGAGCTGGTTTTGTAGATCCTTCTGAAATTATAAGTAAAGGAGCTAATGCAAGAAGTAATTTTGAAAGTAATGTTGCGCTGCATAAATATGAAGATAGAAAAAGCCTTGTTATAGCAGGTCAATTAAATCCTTTTTGGACAGGAACAGATCAAAAACCAACAAGCCAAGGTTGGTATTTGGCAAATGCTACTGCTACAGGTGAATATATGGGACGTTATATTAATAATTTTCATGGAACCAATGGTCAGAAAAAACCTTTATTTCTTGAGATTATTAATGAACCTGCTTATCATAGCTTGGGTGGTAAAAACGATTATTCTAATTCTTTACAAGAGATAGCAGAATTTCATAACGAAGTAGCTGAAGCAATTAGGGTTCAAGCTCCTGATTTAAAAATTGGAGGATATACAGCTGCATTTCCTGATTTTGAAGTTGGAGATTTTAAACGTTGGGAAAATAGAGATAAACTTTTTATGGATGTTGCAGGTGATAATATGGACTTCTTCTCTATACATCTATATGATTTTCCTTCTATTAATAATGGTAAAAAAGATTTGCGTTCTGGAAGTAATATTGAAGCCACTTTTGATATGATGGAGCATTATAGCATGCTTTTTTTTAACAAAGTTAAGCCCATTGTGGTTTCAGAATATGGGGCACAAATGCATGATTATGCACAAGAACAATGGAGTCCATATAGAGATTGGTTACATATTAAGGCAAGTAACTCACAATTAATGTCTTTTTTAGAACGCCCAAATGTAGTTGCTTCTGCAATTAATTTTATAATTGTAAAAGCAGAATGGGGTTATAATAGTGCTACAGGAGTTCCATATAACCATAGGCTAATGAGAAAAGCGAATGAACCAGAAAGTTATACTGGAGAATGGGTATATACAGATATGGTTAAATTTTATCAATTATGGAAAAATGTTCGTGGTACTAGAGTTGATATAACTTCAGATAATTTAGATATCCAAGTTAATGCCTATGTAGATGGAAATAAAGGTTATATTATTTTAAATAATTTAAATTTTAAGGAAGAAACCATTGATTTAGAATTGTTTGATTCAAACAATAATTCCATTACCAATATTTTAAAAAAGCATTTAACATTAAACGGAAATTTTCCAATACTTATTGAGGAGCCTATTACTAATACTAATTCTATAATTCTTGGAGCTGAGTCAACTATGATTTTAGAATATACTTTTGAAGAAGACATTGTTATTGATGAAACTTCAAATGAAATTAAATATTATGCTAACTCTTATTTAAAACCGATTACCGAAAACACTGTACAAACGTTTAATATAAATGGTGTTTTAAAAGGGAATTATGGTGAAGCTATATTACGGCTAGGTCTCGGAAGAGCACATGGTAAATCTTTAAATCCTGTTGTGAAATTTAACAATACAGTAATTGATGTTCCTTCAAATTGGAGAGGTTATGATCAAGCAGATAGAGCTCAGTTTTTTGGAGTATTAGAAATACCTGTTCCATATAATCTTTTAGAGACAAATAATACTGTTACGGTTCAATTTAATGATACTGGAGGGCATATTAGTAGTGTTAGTATGCGAGTTTTTGAATTTAGTAATGACATTCGTAAAGATAAAGTAAGTGATATTTCGGATGATAATTATAAAATAAAAACCACAAGTGTAACTTGTAGAGGGGAAAATAATGGTAAAATAGCAATAGCTACTACTAAAACATTAAATTATTTTGCAACTGTAGCAGGTGAAGGTTATAATGAGAAGTTTAGTTTTTCTGACACCTTAAATGTTAATAATCTAAAATCAGGTTTTTATACTATTGAAATATCAATTCCTGAGTTTCCAGGCTATATAGCCTCATTTAAACTTCAAATAAATGAGCCAGAAGCATTATCTGTAGTATCAAAAATTAATGCCATAAATAAAACTGTTTCACTCAGTTTAAAAGGGAGTGATGCTTATGAAATAACAATTAATGGGGTTAAAACAAGTACAACACAAAAAAAAATTGAATTACCAATACAATTTGGAACAAATAAAATTACTGTAACTGCTTCTAAACAATGTTCAAATATGTTCGAACAAAATGTCTTTTTAGAAAACGGTTTAAAAGTTTATCCAAACCCGTCTAAGGGAAACTTAACTTGTTCTACTTCTAAAGATATGATTGGTGGTGAGTTATTTATACATTCTATAGATGGGGTTTTATTAAAAACAAAAAAAATAGAAGTTTTAGAAGAAAAAATCGATGTCTCTTTTTTACCAGAAGGCATTTATATGATTAGTGCTTCTAAAGGAAATAAAGTACAATTACAAACGAAATTAATACTCAGTAAATGA
- a CDS encoding tetratricopeptide repeat protein, translating into MNNIKTIIILLITIYFSNKIHSQNTMTDSKIYLKAVSLKNKNPDSAAFYFNIGYETRLKEKDTLNAINYLIELSDLYAHNVNYGKSYDGYWEALLLAEKSNDLISISRIYQSLGWLYSFYKRDDEALKYFNLSINIQKKLLKEDNTEQNRELLQSNYFSILNVHRINGDFKKAKAYLDSCRKARKFNGKELTKSYYLTAEQGFLEATDKNFKKALKLLNESKDYFEKIDKSYLVIIYDLFGDVYRRMGDNKKSIESYKESLNISNTYNRHLNYRLFDYDALASLYFEEGNIAEAYHYLKLSKEGNEEIFGGKSENNKHLLEIKDQYRLEKDRQQKLLNQQRITKLEHEDKIQMLQSIILVGCIIFIVLYGYIFIRYLRNKYKNEKRMLEEKQQLKIQKQNEILELKNKELTEAALRLIEKDEFISNLKKKLCNYTGELNTSIIKRMLKSIQGGPNSNWKEFEARFTAINQSFYDKLNMQFPNLSQTDQKICALVKLNFPSKDMAKLLGISVESVHTSRYRLRKKLGLERNDNLEEFINKF; encoded by the coding sequence ATGAATAATATTAAAACAATTATTATACTACTAATTACTATTTACTTCAGTAATAAAATTCATTCTCAAAACACAATGACAGATAGTAAAATATATCTAAAAGCTGTTTCTCTAAAGAACAAAAATCCAGATAGTGCAGCTTTTTATTTTAATATAGGCTATGAAACTCGTTTAAAAGAAAAAGACACGTTAAATGCAATCAACTATTTAATTGAGTTATCTGATCTTTATGCGCATAATGTAAATTACGGTAAGTCATACGATGGTTATTGGGAAGCACTTTTACTTGCAGAAAAATCAAATGATTTAATTTCTATTTCACGAATATATCAATCTCTAGGATGGCTATATAGCTTTTACAAAAGAGATGATGAAGCTCTAAAATATTTTAATTTATCAATAAATATTCAAAAAAAATTATTGAAAGAAGATAATACCGAGCAAAATAGAGAATTGCTTCAAAGTAATTATTTCTCCATATTAAATGTTCATCGAATTAATGGTGATTTTAAAAAAGCAAAAGCATACTTAGATAGCTGTCGAAAGGCTAGAAAATTTAATGGAAAAGAACTAACAAAAAGTTACTACCTAACTGCAGAACAAGGTTTTTTAGAAGCTACAGATAAAAATTTTAAAAAAGCTTTAAAATTACTTAATGAATCTAAAGATTATTTTGAGAAAATTGATAAATCCTATTTAGTAATTATCTATGACCTATTTGGTGATGTATACAGAAGAATGGGTGATAATAAAAAAAGTATTGAAAGCTATAAAGAATCTTTAAATATATCTAACACCTATAATAGGCATTTAAACTATAGATTATTTGATTATGACGCGTTGGCATCATTATATTTTGAAGAAGGCAATATTGCCGAAGCATATCATTATTTAAAACTCTCTAAAGAAGGCAATGAAGAAATTTTTGGAGGCAAAAGTGAAAACAACAAACATTTATTAGAAATTAAAGATCAGTACAGACTAGAGAAAGACAGGCAACAGAAACTACTCAACCAGCAAAGAATCACAAAATTAGAACACGAAGACAAAATACAGATGTTGCAATCAATTATATTAGTAGGCTGTATTATATTTATAGTGTTATATGGGTATATTTTTATTCGTTATTTAAGAAATAAGTATAAAAATGAAAAAAGAATGTTAGAAGAAAAACAGCAGCTTAAGATTCAAAAACAAAACGAAATTTTAGAATTAAAAAACAAAGAATTAACTGAAGCTGCTTTAAGACTTATTGAAAAAGATGAATTTATTTCTAACCTAAAGAAAAAACTATGTAATTATACTGGAGAGTTAAATACTAGCATTATAAAAAGAATGTTAAAATCTATACAAGGAGGTCCAAATAGTAATTGGAAAGAATTTGAAGCTCGATTCACAGCTATTAATCAAAGTTTTTACGACAAATTAAATATGCAGTTCCCTAACCTAAGTCAAACAGATCAAAAAATTTGTGCTTTAGTAAAATTAAATTTTCCAAGCAAAGATATGGCTAAACTACTTGGTATTTCAGTTGAAAGTGTTCATACTTCTCGTTATAGACTTAGAAAAAAACTAGGTCTAGAAAGAAATGACAACTTAGAAGAGTTTATAAATAAATTTTAA